The nucleotide sequence GCTAGGTTACCTTCCCTCTAGGGTATACCCGACTAGGAATAccctatatatttatatttttttttttggaaaatacctATTCGGGCATGCTTGCGGGCTTTAATCCGCCGACATGCCACACCCCTAAACGTCTCTttgtccctgctcgggcgccacttgtaaggaagcttctggccggggtataaatctcagtcttaccaggtctagcgagttacaagatatttataatttcgctgggagagAGGGCTTaaagggaggggggggggtgagtatcctgaccaaaccaaacccagatctacctctacacacctaTACCAttgggccgtggcctcgtaccatctatgctagcgggccgtggcctcgcaccaactccactacctaaacaccctatctctctgccgggccgtggcctcgtaccactatgctagcgggccgtggcctcgcaccaactacactagcgggacgtggcctcgcaccaactccactacctaaacaccaaccggcaatgcccaccccggagccacaatctcgtatcgcatgcccctcgttcgaggttaggtcgaacaccagttagttccgatgttaaggtaagcagggttaccaggaaacaggaaacaatccaatactttctagataattacaacgttggcactttattcactattattcattccgaccttatcgtaaatcctaagctaaaccctgccgcactgttttctggagccctagcgctccactataccatctatgatttcgtttatctcgcgcagcacttctactcacccttaacgttcaatcacaagtgccggcacgcttgtcggcaagccatgcgctcgcttcggctgctcaacttcgccacgagctttcgcaacttcgcctcggagctttcgctcttcgccgccgaattgaagttgcgcactcaaagacggtgttgagcaaccgatcgacaacgcacggttgcagcggcggccggcggttaaattcaaactcactatttaaatcaattataatattcgcggctccttgcctctttgctactaatcgaactgcttatattactggtggctccttgcctcttatttcactaagatcttaacctaatataattaatacttataactaaagaaaattaatacgttgtccccccagcggctccttgccgtaatttggccaatgggatgacggctccttgccgtgaaaactgtggggtggctggtctcattagccgcctcacatcatacaaaaacttaattttcgaccgatcgttcctatggcagatttatgatatagtggtccgatctagcTGGTTCACATATggttcacatatgtgctgcgtgcaacagaaagagggagttctgcaaagtttcattaagatagctttaaaactgagggactagttcgcatagaaacagacagacggacagacggacatggctatatcgactcggctgttgatgctgattaagaatatatatactttatggggtcggagatgtctccttctatgcgttactcatttcacgacaaaattataataccctctgcaagggtgtaataatcttaatttgctatattaataaaggtaatacaataaataggaaaaaagaaagtaagaagattgataataaagtaaagcaatgtaagttagataaagagtgttaagtagataggacaaagagaaaagtgatgggaaatcaccgacccggtgggggaaaatttttcagcctgtccggcaagctatgcccctgctcatagctgggaatggtcagcgacttcccgaaggtatcctgaaagcaaccattttattaggggtagagacagttcctCACGCTCGGTGTCGTCGCTGCTTCTAGGACCAGTTCCGCCTCTCCGCAGCGTATTGTGGTATTCATCGCCCCCAAAAAATCCATACCCAGGATTACATGGTCCAGCATTGAGGGCATGATGAGCATCGTCATGCTAATCGTTTTTCCCCCTAAGCTGGCGTCTACTCTAAAAGCCTTTTCTACCTCAGGGGTGGACCCATCTGCCAGGCGGATACGTGCCTGTATTTCCTCCGCTCTTCCCCGGATCGTCCATTTGCGTACGCAGTCCtcactcatgaagctacgagtggctccggtatcgatcgtggcgggcatcgttcgtccgccaatctctaccgtagcgacgatccggccaccgTCCACCTTCAGTGGGTGTCCTATTGCTGCGTTCTGTGTGTATTGGCGCCGACCCGATCCTGGTCCGGACGAGGCCGTTGCCCGTTTTCCGTCTCCGCGCGGCGGCAACACTCCCGACTACTTCGGCCCCGgcttccacatacccaacaaaataagacagGAGCGTTGGGACATTCCCTGGCAAAATGcccctcctgtgcgcacctacgacacgcccgtcgcggatcatatccGTTCCCGGCCTCTTGGCACATCATCTGATGGGCCACCTCTGCGTGAGTTGCAGCGGGTGGGGTGGAGACCCTGTTGTCCACAACGGTCGTCCCGGATCCGCTGGGAGCAGACCGGAACGGATTGAGATGTCCCGAGGACTGTGCCGTCCTCGCTCACTCTGCACTATTTGAACTAGAGACACCCTGACCCAAGGGTTGGCTGCCTGAGTATTCCGCCCTCTGCCTCACGACGGTCTCGTATTCTACGGCCAGTTGAGTTAGCTGGGATAGGGTAGAAAAGTCTTGCCGTCGCACATAGAGCCTGAATTCCGGAGCGGCGTTCTCGTAGATCCAATGCAGCTCTTGTGCCGGCTCGTATCTAGCGTGGTGCATAAGAGCCCTCAGCTCTATCAAATATTCCTTGAACGCTTCACCTACGCGCTGCCTCCGGGATCGGATCTCGTCCTCAAGCCTCTCGAAGTAACGAGGGGGCATGAAAAACTTCAAGAAATCCCTCCTAAACACGGCCCACGGCACATCCCTTAGCCCACTTCTCAGAAACCAACGAGCAGCCCTATCGCAGAATACCTCGCTCATTGCCCTGGGCATACGGTCGAGGGCTATACCATAGGTGATAGCGCGCTCCTCGAGGTCCTCGAAGAACCCAAGGGGGTCGGAGCGTCCATCGTACCTCATaccccacttccgaacttgcTCCGAGACATTAGGAAGTGGCCTCGCCTCCGATGTATGGTGCGGCCTAGTGTAGCAGGGACCACCACCCGGTTCAACAGGGGACCTCCCCACCTCTGCGTTGACCGCAGTTGCTCGGCGGTCTTCATTTCCACCGAGAGCAGGAACTGCCTCCACGCCCGAGACGGTCAAACTCGGGGTGGGCGCCTGCAAAAGCCCGTACAGCTGGGAGCTTCTGAGGTTCCGACTTTTGCCGTGGCCGTCCACCAAAGTCGGGTGGGACGCCCCAAGATGGCGGCTCAAGAGTTTTAGCATACTGGGATTCCACCTCGGCGAGCCAAGCCCAAATCCCAGTCGAATGACCGCcctcctgcacgtaggtggacagctgcttacgtagctcctccacgcgccccTCCTTTTCCAGCCCGAACTCCTGGGCGATCGCCACTAACTCCTCTTTGCGTCGCTGGTGAATCCAGCGGACGCCTACCCCcgggttttggcactcacctgcctccatactttattgtatacttccttgctagtcgacgtcgctgtttccCTCTCTTCCCGTTCTAGGGGTTCCGTCGGTCCCTTTACTATTTCCCTCACCTtttcttggtgttggtgtATTTTCACTTTTACGCGGATCTTGCTCAGCCACTTTGGTTCCTTTTAGTttctttcttaattttttttttttctttttgtctttatatctttcaccaagcaaaaatacaaaacaatattcCACAAAACTATTTACCacctttttttaaaaaaaaaaaaaaaactcaaaaggtatttcaaaattttcttttctcacTTTACCGCTTTTAGTCTGTTCCTTATGTGGTCGCTGCCTTTATCTTTATTGTGAGCCtcggtttattttaattttatttttatccactcatttttatttatttttgtttaaataattttatttataaaagaaaattttattattattcactaatttttatttatttttgtttaattaattttatttataaaagaaaattttattattatccgcttatttttatttatttttgtttaattaattttatttataaaagaaaattttattattatccacttatttttatttggcactTGTTTCGCTCTTATTGTTCCCTTTGTTCACATTCACTTGAAGgccgattttattaggggtagagacagttcctCACGCCCGGTGTCGTCGCTGCTTCTAGGACCAGTTCCGCCTCTCCGCAGCGTATTGTGGTATTCATCGCCCCCAAAAAATCCATACCCAGGATTACATGGTCCAGCATTGAGGGCATGATGAGCATCGTCATGCTAATCGTTTTTCCCCCTAAGCTGGCGTCTACTCTAAAAGCCTTTTCTACCTCAGGGGTGGACCCATCTGCCAGGCGGATACGTGCCTGTATTTCCTCCGCTCTTCCCCGGATCGTCCATTTGCGTACGCAGTCCtcactcatgaagctacgagtggctccggtatcgatcgtggcgggcatcgttcgtccgccaatctctaccgtagcgacgatccggccaccgTCCACCTTCAGTGGGTGTCCTATTGCTGCGTTCCGTGTGTATTGGCGGCGACCCGATCCTGGTCTGGACGAGGCCGTTGCCCGTTTTCCGTCTCCGCGCGGCGGCAACACTCCCGACTTCTTCGGCCCCGGCatccacatacccaacaaaataagacagGAGCGTTGGGACATTCCCTGGCAAAATGcccctcctgtgcgcacctacgacacgcccgtcgcggatcatatccGTTCCCGGCCTCTTGGCACATCATCTGATGGGCTACCTCTGCGTGAGTTGCAGCGGGTGGGGTGGAGACCCTGTTGTCCACAACGGTCGTCCCGGATCCGATGGGAGCAGACCGGAACGGATTGAGATGTCCCGAGGACTGTGCCGTCCTCGCTCACTCTGCACTATTTGAACTAGAGACACCCTGACCCAAGGGTTGGCTGCCTGAGTACTCCGCCCTCTGCCTCACGACGGTCTCGTATTCTACGGCCAGTTGAGTTAGCTGGGATAGGGTAGAAAAGTCTTGCCGTCGCACATAGAGCCTGTATTCCGGAGCGGCGTTCTCGTAGAGCCGATGCAGCTCTTGTGCCGGCTCGTATCTAGCGTGGTGCATAAGAGCCCTCAGCTCTATCAAATATTCCTTGAACGCTTCACCTACGCGCTGCCTCCGGGATCGGATCTCGTCCTCAAGCCTCTCGAAGTAACGAGGGGGCATGAAAAACTTCAAGAAATCCCTCCTAAACACGGCCCACGGCACATCCCTTAGCCCACTTCTCAGAAACCAACGAGCAGCCCTATCGCAGAATACCTCGCTCATTGCCCTGGGCATACGGTCGAGGGCTATACCATAGGTGATAGCGCGCTCCTCGAGGTCCTCGAAGAACCCAAGGGGGTCGGAGCGTCCATCGTACCTCATaccccacttccgaacttgcTCCGAGACATTAGGAAGTGGCCTCGCCTCCGATGTATGGTGCGGCCTAGTGTAGCAGGGACCACCACCCGGTTCAACAGGGGACCTCCCCACCTCTGCGTTGACCGCAGTTGCTCGGCGGTCTTCATTTCCACCGAGAGCAGGAACTGCCTCCTCGCCCGAGACGGTCAAACTCGGGGTGGGCGCCTGCAAAAGCCCGTACAGCTGGGAGCTTCTGAGGTTCCGACTTTTGCCGTGGCCGTCCACCAAAGTCGGCTGGGACGCCCCAAGATGGCGGCTCAAGAGTTTTAGCATACTGGGATTCCACCTCGGCGAGCCAAGCCCAAATCCCAGTCGAATGACCGCcctcctgcacgtaggtggacagctgcttacgtagctcctccacgcgccccTCCTTTTCCAGCCCGAACTCCTGGGCGATCGCCACTAACTCCTCTTTGCGTCGCTGGTGAATCCAGCGGACGCCTACCCCcgggttttggcactcacctgcctccatactttattgtatacttccttgctagtcgacgtcgctgtttccCTCTCTTCCCGTTCTAGGGGTTCCGTCGGTCCCTTTACTATTTCCCTCACCTtttcttggtgttggtgtATTTTCACTTTTACGCGGATCTTGCTCAGCCACTTTGGTTCCTTTTAGTttctttcttaattttttttttttttctttttgtctttatatctttcaccaagcaaaaatacaaaacaatattcCACAAAACTATTTACCacctttttttaaaaaaaaaaaaaaatcaaaaggtatttcaaaattttcttttctcacTTTACCGCTTTTAGTCTGTTCCTTATGTGGTCGCTGCCTTTATCTTTATTGTGAGCCtcggtttattttaattttatttttatccactcatttttatttagttttgtttaattaattttatttataaaagaaaattttattattattcactaatttttatttatttttgtttaattacttttatttataaaagaaaattttattattatccgcttatttttatttatttttgtt is from Drosophila virilis strain 15010-1051.87 unplaced genomic scaffold, Dvir_AGI_RSII-ME tig00001568, whole genome shotgun sequence and encodes:
- the LOC138911558 gene encoding uncharacterized protein, with protein sequence MPGPKKSGVLPPRGDGKRATASSRPGSGRRQYTRNAAIGHPLKVDGGRIVATVEIGGRTMPATIDTGATRSFMSEDCVRKWTIRGRAEEIQARIRLADGSTPEVEKAFRVDASLGGKTISMTMLIMPSMLDHVILGMDFLGAMNTTIRCGEAELVLEAATTPGVRNCLYP